Proteins encoded together in one bacterium window:
- a CDS encoding outer membrane beta-barrel protein, translated as MKHKKYHLIYFFSLLLFILSFISTTTAQTSYLDSLDGKFALQFQINENFTLTNFQGTTFSGKYHLGKKSAIRAGLSLFFDDSSFDRESTYNDNDTLSYVEKSDNNSIGLTIITQYVYYLVRTDDIGFYLASGPTFGFGHSEGETKLSISDSTVEKGTGSTDNFNAGLDAIIGVEWSFHKDMSLSAEYGIKFYYTHQTSEFETTSRKDKRTNEAIRLTPNYINFGISVYF; from the coding sequence ATGAAACATAAAAAGTATCACTTGATTTATTTCTTCTCGCTTCTATTATTCATTCTCTCGTTCATATCTACTACCACTGCACAAACATCTTACCTTGATTCACTCGATGGAAAATTTGCATTGCAGTTTCAGATTAATGAGAATTTTACATTAACAAATTTCCAGGGTACTACATTCTCAGGGAAATATCATTTAGGGAAAAAATCTGCAATTCGTGCAGGGTTATCATTATTTTTTGATGACTCCAGCTTTGATAGAGAATCAACTTATAATGATAATGATACATTGAGCTATGTTGAAAAAAGTGACAATAATTCAATCGGATTAACTATTATCACGCAGTATGTATATTATTTAGTTAGAACAGATGATATTGGATTTTATTTAGCTTCTGGTCCAACTTTTGGCTTTGGTCATTCCGAAGGAGAAACCAAACTGTCAATTTCCGATAGCACAGTTGAGAAGGGTACTGGATCAACTGATAATTTCAATGCTGGCCTCGATGCAATAATCGGAGTCGAGTGGTCGTTCCATAAAGATATGAGTCTCTCAGCTGAATATGGGATAAAATTTTATTATACTCATCAAACTTCAGAATTTGAAACTACTTCAAGAAAAGACAAACGAACAAATGAAGCAATCAGACTAACACCAAACTACATAAACTTTGGTATATCAGTTTATTTCTGA